The genomic interval TCACTGGCTCAGGCGGGTAATGCTTTTAATTCAGATGGATTTATCCAAAACATACAGCTCCAAAAAAGATTTGAACAAACTATTACTGCATTTATGGATTTAGTTGAAGCTGACAAGCATTACGCATACATCAAGAAAGCATGGTTTGAATTTCTTGGAGAGAAACCGTCATCAGATACGGAAAGAGCAGAATAGAACATGCCTCCGTTTGTAGGGCTCCGGGAATTCCGCTTTTTGGAGCGGACTGGTCAATAGAAATTATCCACCTGCAGTCCTCCCTGCCGCGGTCAGCTCCCCGCGAACTTTTTCAATCCATTTTACATATTTCATATCACTGCTGATGCTGTGTTCGTAAAGCCATGAGAAAAGAAATTTGCGCAGTGATGCGGGTTTGAAATTTTCTGTGTTGAGCTGATCCATGTAACCGACAAGCTTACTGGCAGCAAGTTCGTGATCGGACTGATGAGAGGAGAATTCAGGATAGTCATACATCCGCATAAAATGCTCTTCGCTTGTGAAATGGAAGTTGAGGTAACGCTCGATCTCATCCAGGATGGAAGACATTTTTTTTGGGTCTTTCACTACATTATCTTCCGGCACAAGGTTAAAAATGTTGTAGAGATAGTGATGCTGCTCGTCCATTTCTGGCAATCCCAAACGGGCTTTTTCGGGAATTTCCATTCAGTTCTCCGTGTGCATTGGTATTTTTGGGAATAGGGAATGAATCAAAATCAAAGATAGGAAAATATATAACGATGAGGTAAAATCCATAAATACTTCAGGATAACAGTTTGATGCATAAATGTAACCCAGATCTTTTCTTATTCTGTTATATATAATAAATTTCAAATTAATTTCTAAAAAGAATTATTTTATCTCTATGAAAATACTACTGATTTACATATCGATACATTTCATTTTCCTGCACCCCCCGTCAAAAGCCTCTGACTTTTCAATACAAAACAACGATTTATTCTGCAGAGTTGAAATTGTTAAGAAAAAAAACAGCTTTGTCTTATCTCAACCATTCAATGCCTGCAGAGATCATTCGTTTTTGACGAGGGATACCGGTGGTAATGGCTCCGAATCTGAAACTCCAGCTTTTGAAGATGAATATCTGGAGTTGGACACCTTTATTGTTACGGGAACACGGGCTTTAGGTGCAAATGCATGGAACAGTGTAACCAATGAGGAAATGAAAACCAGACCCGGTACATTTAATGATCTAAACAGAATTATCTCCTCTGCCCCCACCGTAACAACTCACGGCACAATCGAAAGCAGCGGTCTCTTTGTCAGGGGAGGAGAACCAAGAGAAAACCTGTATCTCATCGATGGAATCGCATTCAGAAGCATAGACCATTTTACTATAAATGAAAGGGGCGCCGGTGCAATAGGATTCATTAACACCGAAATTGTATCTTCGGCAACTCTTCACAGCGGAGTGACCCCTGCTTCTGTTCGGTCTAATTTATCATCTGTTATTGATATACAGATCAGTGAAGGAACAAAAGGAAAGCCCGATTACAAAGCAGGGGTAGACCTCTCCGGATTGGGGCTTGTATATAGCAATGCAACACAGTGTGGAAATAGTTCCCTGGTTTCCAGTGTAAGATATTCAAATCTGAAATTTTTGGACAAAATTACTCCGTTGGAAGCAGTACCGATATTTGCAAATGCCTTGGTTAAAGTAAACCATCTTTTAAATGAATCTAACAGGTTTGAATTTCTTGGTATCGGAGCGTATGATAAATTTCTTGAAACTCAGCCCTCATGGCTCAGTAGCCCAAGGCAATCTGAATTTATTTTGGATCAGAAGCAATACGCTGCTGGTTTAAAATGGTTACATACAAACAAATACTTCGATAATGAACTTGCGCTCTCTTTTAGCTCCTACGAAAAAAACGCATATTTTTTGAGGTTATGGGATCACCTGGGAAATGAAAAACGGAAATCGGGTGAAATAAACAGGGGTTCTGTTTATGGTTTAAGAACCGCAGGCTTAACAAGTATCTCACCAAACACCTCTTTGGGGTTTGGGCTAAACGGAAACCTAAATGAGCATGAACTTGTTCATTTAAATTATTTTTTCCCTCCACTCGACACTACTTTCTATTCTGCCGATGCAGGTGTTTTTGCCGACCTTTCAGCTGATTACAAAATATACCGTCTCTACAGCGGTGTAAGGCTTGATTACTATTCAATCATCAACAGTTTAGCATTTTCACCAAGAGTTCTTTTAGATGCACACAGTAGGATCGGAAAACTATCCTTTCAGTTTGAAATCAAAAATCAGATACCTGAACTTGTGGATATTGAGCTTCAAGAACTGATATTCGCTTCAGATGGGTCTCAGGTTGATACAGAAAGTTTTTCACCACAGCGTTGCTGGGCATATGAAATAGGTTATCATAAAACAATCAATACCGCGCACGATTTCAAGGCCGCTCTTTACTACAAATATTATGATCGAGAATATCCCTACATGTACCCATATGAGAGATATTATAGCTGGAAGTCTATAGAAGATTATCAAAACCGTGTATGGGAGGTGATTCCTTCTGATCCAGAGGGCAGTAAAAAAGCTTACGGTGCTGAAATCTCCTACAGAAACCGGGCATCCAAACTGTTCACCTTTACCGGGTCAGGCTCACTCTCATCTGTTCGTAACAAATATACCAATAACAAGTGGTATTACGACAGAAATGATGTAAGATACAGATTAAACACCATCATAACTGCCAACCTTAACCAAAGCAATGCTGTTTCTGCCGGATTCAGTTTGACTGGCGGTCGGCCGTATAGCCAGAGTAGTGAAACACCCCAGGAGTGGTTTACCAAAAGATTTCCTCCCTTGCCTATGCTCAGTCTCAGATACCTGTATCAGAGTTCATCCATTACAGGCTTACAATTTTATTTGGATTTGACCAATCTGCTAAATCGAAAAATTCCAGTTTACAGAGAGCTCTACGGATTTAATACTTACGATCGATATAGTGAAGGATTTATTCCTATGATAGGGGTAAGTTACAGTTTTTAAGTTTCACTCACAGGAGATCCGGGTAAGTTGCCTTCTTTCAAAAATGATTGGATGTCAAATAAATACTTGGCTCTGGAATTTCAAGCGCGGGATCAACAGCAACAAGCAACATTTACGTTTTGACAATCCATAAGCGTCTGACCACTTATTGTTGCAGGGATAATTAGCAGAAGTTATTCTGGGGTTTAAATTTCGAAGAAGGAGGAGAGATTTGACAACCAGTGGGGGTGGAGAGATGCGCAATCTTTGTTTTAAAACTGCAATAAAAAAATGCGCCCCTGCAAGCCCCACTGTGTCCCGATCAAGATCAAGATCGCTTTGATGACCATTAGTTTACAGCTGTTACTCAGGTGATTCCGGAAAAGGCAATGGTACGGGGGATGACCTGCACATCGGGATCCCAGACGTTGTTATCCGCTACAAAGCTTGCAAAGATGAAATTTTCCCGCGGATCTGCATACAGTGAGCTCCAGCCAAATCCTTCATGGTTTACACATTCAGGTGAAACTGTGGAACCGTCGCAGAAAAATCCCCAGCCCAGTCCATGTCGATAGCTCTTGCAGTTTGTTCCCCAATGAAATGCAGGAACGTTCTCCAATTGGTTTGTGGTCATCGCCTCAACAGTCATGCGCCCCAGAATTCGAATGTTGTCAAGAGTGCCGCCGTTAAGAAAACACTGTCCAAAGCGGTAAAGATCATAGAGCGAGCAATAGGCACCCCCACCACTTCGCGGAGCACGTCCGGAGATCCGTTCTCTGCTTACATCGATATCTTTTCTTTCTTCATCGGTTCTGGTACACACTTCGTTTTCCAACGATTCTGGTACCTCAAAAAATGAACGGTTCATTTTCAGTGGTATGAATATTTCCTTTTGTACATAATCATTAAAGTGCTGACCTGAAACCCTGCTCACAATTTCTCCCAGTATTGCATAGCCTCTCGAACAGTAATTCCAGTTTTCACCGGGTTTGTTTTGCAGTGGGCCTTGGAGGATAGCACCGATCCAGTCTTCTTTGTCGAAAACCTCAGACCATCCGATTGGGCTGGGCTCGCAGAAATACCCCGGATCCGCAGGGAGTCCAGATGTGTGAGTAAGCAAATGCCAGAGTGTAATGGGGTTGTGGTAGGGAGTATCAAAATCGGCTATGATTTCACTGACCGATTGCTTCAGCCACAGTTTTCCGTCTTCTATCAGTTTCATGATCGCTGTGGCGGTGAATAGTTTACTTATGCTCGCCACCCGTTTTATTGAATCGGTTTTTATCGCTGGTGAATTTTCAAGTTGGGTTAGTTTGCCTATAACCTGATGAGCGAATATCTTACCTCCACGGGCCATCAGAAAACTGGCAGCCTGTATTCTTCCATTATCCACGAGTGCTTTATAATGATCGCTCAGCACCTGAAGCCTTTTTTCATGATACCCTGCTTTTTCAGGGGTGGTATCTGTTTTTGCATAATCGTAAACTGACATTTTTTTCTCCTGTTCAGGTGTATGTCTGTTAATGCGGATATGTAGAGTTGACACATTAATATATATCTATCCTTCCGGTAAAGAGTTGTCCTGGCTAATTTTCCTCTGAAGAGAAATACAGGCGAAGTTGTCTGGTCTGGAAAATACTTTTTTTGTGGATTAATTGAGGTTCTGAGAGGGAAAACTGTATGGGCATAGTCACTTAGCTCACCAATATGTTTTTAATCATGACAGAAATACTTACTTTTGTATATATTTATAGGGTTGACACTGTTTACTGAAAATTTAGCTTCATATTTGAATCATATCAAAGTAGAAATCCCGGAAATCACTGAGCTTCCCTATGAATGATAATTCACCTGTAGATGTGCTTCTGACCTATCCATCAGACGGACCACGTATTTTTTCCCCTATGATGCCTATCGGGCTGGTAAGTATTGGTACTGTTCTGAAAAAAGCAGGGTACAGGGTAAAAATCATCGATTTTAACTTTTACGGAAATGATTTCAGAAAAGAACTTGAACTTCTGAAACCCCGCATAATCGGAATTGGGGGTACAACTCCTTCCAGGTCCGGAAGTTTTCTGACAGCCCGCATTGCAAAAGAGGTTCTTCCCGATGTGAATGTTGTATACGGGGGAATCAATGCAACTTTTACATCTGCAGAAACTTTGAAATCTGTGACTGAGATTGATTATATATTAAAAGGGGAGGGAGAGTTTTCTTTTCTTGAGTTTTGCAATGTAATTACCGGTAAATCAGACAAAACGGTTGAGCAGATACCGGGATTGTGTTGGAGAACACCCCAGGGGGTAGTTGAGAATAAGGCAGAGCGTATTTGTGATCTTTCTGCCATACCTGTTGCTGACAGGGAATTACTGGGGGATAACTACAGACTTGAAATGGAGTTCATCGGTGGTGAGGGGGATTTTTTGATGACCTCCAGAGGCTGCCCTGCTGCGTGTAATTTCTGTTCAGCTGCAAGAATGTTCCCTGGGGGAGTCAGAACGAGACCTGTTGATTCTGTAATGGAGGAGGTCGATTACCTGCTGGGCAGAAAGAAGCTGACAGGGTTAAAAATTTTCGACAGCACATTTACCGCCAATAAAGAACACGTACATGATTTCTGCAAAAGTGTAAAGGAGTATAAAATACCCTGGGAGTGTGAAATACGGGCAGATACAGTTGATAAAGATCTATTGCAACTGATGAAGGAGAGCGGGTGCTACTATATAAATATCGGGATGGAAACATCAGATATGAAGCATCTTAAGCACATCTCCAAAGGTATAAGTCCAGAGCAGGTTTTAAACGTACTTGAGACATGTAAAGATCTTGATATCCGTTCAAAAGTGTTTTTTACCTTCGGTCATATGGGGCAGACATTCAGTGAGTGTCTTAAAGATATCAGGTTTATTCAGAATAACAGGGCGAGAATAGATTTTTTTGCTGTGACAGTAGGGATGAGAATTTTTCCGGGTACAAGGCTTGAACGGGAGTGGCGTAAATGTGAACTGAATGATAAAAAATTTTCCTGGACACGGTCTGCAAAGTCATTTAAAAATCTGATGATCATGGAGCCAGGTGATATTCCGGTGTTGTATCAGAAACAACTTGGCCCCTTAAAGCTCTCCGCCATTCTTTTAATTTTGATTTTCAGGCGGCTGGTGTGTACTGAAAAATTTCTTTTAAGAATGGCACTTCTCAACCTCATCGGCTTTTTTAAATTCTTACAACTTCAGTTTCGGTATACTTCCCATCGTCTTAGCCGGCTATCAGGGAGGCTGAGACACAACTTATGAGCCATCCCGGGGCTATGTTTTTTTAATACCAATTCGGATCTTACAAATATCATTTTTATTAAAACAGAAAAAAACTTTTTCATAATATAATATTAT from Chitinispirillum alkaliphilum carries:
- a CDS encoding Methyl-accepting chemotaxis protein, whose translation is MEIPEKARLGLPEMDEQHHYLYNIFNLVPEDNVVKDPKKMSSILDEIERYLNFHFTSEEHFMRMYDYPEFSSHQSDHELAASKLVGYMDQLNTENFKPASLRKFLFSWLYEHSISSDMKYVKWIEKVRGELTAAGRTAGG
- a CDS encoding Radical SAM domain protein, whose translation is MNDNSPVDVLLTYPSDGPRIFSPMMPIGLVSIGTVLKKAGYRVKIIDFNFYGNDFRKELELLKPRIIGIGGTTPSRSGSFLTARIAKEVLPDVNVVYGGINATFTSAETLKSVTEIDYILKGEGEFSFLEFCNVITGKSDKTVEQIPGLCWRTPQGVVENKAERICDLSAIPVADRELLGDNYRLEMEFIGGEGDFLMTSRGCPAACNFCSAARMFPGGVRTRPVDSVMEEVDYLLGRKKLTGLKIFDSTFTANKEHVHDFCKSVKEYKIPWECEIRADTVDKDLLQLMKESGCYYINIGMETSDMKHLKHISKGISPEQVLNVLETCKDLDIRSKVFFTFGHMGQTFSECLKDIRFIQNNRARIDFFAVTVGMRIFPGTRLEREWRKCELNDKKFSWTRSAKSFKNLMIMEPGDIPVLYQKQLGPLKLSAILLILIFRRLVCTEKFLLRMALLNLIGFFKFLQLQFRYTSHRLSRLSGRLRHNL
- a CDS encoding beta-lactamase, encoding MSVYDYAKTDTTPEKAGYHEKRLQVLSDHYKALVDNGRIQAASFLMARGGKIFAHQVIGKLTQLENSPAIKTDSIKRVASISKLFTATAIMKLIEDGKLWLKQSVSEIIADFDTPYHNPITLWHLLTHTSGLPADPGYFCEPSPIGWSEVFDKEDWIGAILQGPLQNKPGENWNYCSRGYAILGEIVSRVSGQHFNDYVQKEIFIPLKMNRSFFEVPESLENEVCTRTDEERKDIDVSRERISGRAPRSGGGAYCSLYDLYRFGQCFLNGGTLDNIRILGRMTVEAMTTNQLENVPAFHWGTNCKSYRHGLGWGFFCDGSTVSPECVNHEGFGWSSLYADPRENFIFASFVADNNVWDPDVQVIPRTIAFSGIT
- a CDS encoding TonB-dependent receptor plug, with protein sequence MKILLIYISIHFIFLHPPSKASDFSIQNNDLFCRVEIVKKKNSFVLSQPFNACRDHSFLTRDTGGNGSESETPAFEDEYLELDTFIVTGTRALGANAWNSVTNEEMKTRPGTFNDLNRIISSAPTVTTHGTIESSGLFVRGGEPRENLYLIDGIAFRSIDHFTINERGAGAIGFINTEIVSSATLHSGVTPASVRSNLSSVIDIQISEGTKGKPDYKAGVDLSGLGLVYSNATQCGNSSLVSSVRYSNLKFLDKITPLEAVPIFANALVKVNHLLNESNRFEFLGIGAYDKFLETQPSWLSSPRQSEFILDQKQYAAGLKWLHTNKYFDNELALSFSSYEKNAYFLRLWDHLGNEKRKSGEINRGSVYGLRTAGLTSISPNTSLGFGLNGNLNEHELVHLNYFFPPLDTTFYSADAGVFADLSADYKIYRLYSGVRLDYYSIINSLAFSPRVLLDAHSRIGKLSFQFEIKNQIPELVDIELQELIFASDGSQVDTESFSPQRCWAYEIGYHKTINTAHDFKAALYYKYYDREYPYMYPYERYYSWKSIEDYQNRVWEVIPSDPEGSKKAYGAEISYRNRASKLFTFTGSGSLSSVRNKYTNNKWYYDRNDVRYRLNTIITANLNQSNAVSAGFSLTGGRPYSQSSETPQEWFTKRFPPLPMLSLRYLYQSSSITGLQFYLDLTNLLNRKIPVYRELYGFNTYDRYSEGFIPMIGVSYSF